In Thermus islandicus DSM 21543, a genomic segment contains:
- a CDS encoding O-acetylhomoserine aminocarboxypropyltransferase/cysteine synthase family protein, with protein MEYETLAVLSGLPQDPHGAVGLPIYAVAAYGFPTLEEGARRFATGEGYVYARQKDPTAKALEERLKALEGALEAVALASGQAATFAALLSLLRQGDEVVAAKGLFGQTIGLFQQVFGLMGVRVRYVDPEPDSVREALTERTRAVFVETLANPALFVPDLEALASLCEEQGVAFVVDNTFGAAGALCRPLKWGAHVVVQSLTKWASGHGSVLGGAVLSRETPLWERYPQFLEPDPKGQVPWEALGPRCYPERVRTLGLSLMGMSLSPFHAYLLFQGLETVALRVKRMGENARFLAEHLKGHPKVKALRYPGLPEDPAYPNAKKYLASGGPMLTLDLGSQEGASRFLAALRLLKAPNLGDARTLLVHPWTTTHSRLKEEARLQAGVTPGLVRVSVGLEDPKDLLALFEEALEAA; from the coding sequence CCACCCTGGAGGAGGGGGCGCGGCGCTTCGCCACCGGGGAGGGCTACGTCTACGCCCGGCAGAAGGACCCCACCGCCAAGGCCCTGGAAGAAAGGCTCAAGGCCCTGGAGGGGGCCCTCGAGGCCGTGGCCCTGGCCTCGGGACAGGCGGCCACCTTCGCCGCCTTGCTCTCCCTCCTCCGCCAGGGGGACGAGGTGGTGGCGGCCAAGGGGCTCTTCGGCCAGACCATCGGGCTTTTTCAGCAGGTCTTCGGCCTCATGGGGGTGAGGGTGCGCTACGTGGACCCCGAGCCCGACAGCGTGCGGGAGGCCCTCACCGAGAGGACCCGGGCGGTCTTCGTGGAGACCCTGGCGAACCCCGCCCTCTTCGTGCCCGACCTCGAGGCCCTGGCCTCCCTGTGCGAGGAGCAAGGCGTGGCCTTCGTGGTGGACAACACCTTCGGGGCGGCGGGGGCGCTGTGCCGGCCCCTAAAGTGGGGGGCCCACGTGGTGGTGCAAAGCCTCACCAAGTGGGCCTCGGGGCACGGCTCGGTGCTGGGCGGGGCCGTGCTTTCCCGGGAAACCCCCCTCTGGGAACGCTATCCCCAGTTCCTGGAGCCCGATCCCAAGGGGCAGGTCCCCTGGGAGGCCCTGGGGCCTAGGTGCTATCCCGAGCGGGTCCGCACCCTGGGACTCTCCCTTATGGGCATGAGCCTTTCCCCCTTCCACGCCTACCTCCTCTTCCAGGGCCTGGAGACCGTGGCCCTCCGGGTGAAGCGGATGGGGGAGAACGCCCGCTTCCTTGCCGAACACCTCAAGGGCCACCCCAAGGTGAAGGCCCTCCGCTACCCGGGCCTCCCCGAGGACCCGGCGTACCCGAACGCCAAGAAGTACCTGGCCTCTGGAGGGCCCATGCTCACCCTGGACCTGGGAAGCCAAGAGGGGGCAAGCCGCTTCCTTGCGGCCCTCCGCCTGCTCAAGGCACCCAACCTAGGGGACGCCCGCACCCTCTTGGTGCACCCCTGGACCACCACCCACAGCCGCCTCAAGGAGGAGGCGAGGCTTCAGGCCGGGGTCACCCCGGGGCTGGTGCGGGTCTCCGTGGGCCTGGAGGACCCCAAAGACCTCCTCGCCCTCTTTGAGGAGGCCCTGGAGGCGGCGTAG
- a CDS encoding MerR family transcriptional regulator: MPYTIGELARAFGLSPDALRYYERLGLLAPEGRTEGGYRLYGEEALRRLRFIKEAQAAGLRLEDIAGILRAMEEGQPPCCHVQEMLRARLEEVRRRLRELEALEEALARRLAYAQAHPDPACDGKDHCVYLDPLDPGASSRV, translated from the coding sequence ATGCCCTACACCATCGGCGAGCTCGCCCGGGCGTTTGGCCTCTCCCCGGACGCCCTCCGCTACTACGAAAGGCTCGGCCTCCTCGCCCCCGAGGGGCGGACGGAAGGGGGGTACCGCCTTTACGGGGAGGAGGCCCTCAGGCGCCTCCGCTTCATCAAGGAGGCCCAGGCGGCGGGGCTTAGGCTGGAGGACATCGCCGGGATCCTCCGCGCCATGGAGGAGGGCCAGCCCCCCTGCTGCCACGTGCAGGAGATGCTGCGGGCCCGCCTGGAGGAGGTGAGGCGGCGCCTTCGGGAGCTCGAGGCCCTGGAGGAGGCCCTGGCCCGCCGCCTGGCCTACGCCCAGGCCCACCCCGACCCCGCCTGCGACGGGAAGGACCACTGCGTCTACCTGGACCCCCTTGACCCTGGAGCAAGCTCCAGGGTCTAG
- a CDS encoding heavy-metal-associated domain-containing protein, with translation MEKNRYRIKVPGIHCAGCIRTVERALGQVAGVEKARVDYPRKEVHVLGEASLGDLLAALERVGYPGEAL, from the coding sequence GTGGAGAAGAACCGGTACCGCATCAAGGTGCCCGGGATCCACTGCGCGGGGTGCATCCGCACGGTGGAGCGTGCCCTGGGCCAGGTGGCGGGGGTGGAGAAGGCGCGGGTGGACTACCCGAGGAAGGAGGTCCACGTGCTGGGGGAGGCTTCCCTGGGGGACCTCCTCGCCGCCCTGGAGCGGGTGGGCTACCCGGGGGAGGCCCTGTGA
- a CDS encoding dihydrolipoyl dehydrogenase family protein yields the protein MPSKYLLRAADAFHRAGHPAFPGLATGALGVDWRALLLGKEALISALRKEKYQEVLEAAGVPVLRGRARFLDGERMEVEGREVLAGRYLLATGAKPFLPPIPGLRESAPWTYLEALSAPTLPESLLVVGGGPIGLELAQAFARLGSRVVVLEALPEVLPKEDRELARLLRGYLEEEGLRVHTGVRVEAVAREGSFRVQTDRGVFEAERLLVAAGRRPDLEGLGLERAGIARDEGGFLQVDPTLRTTNPRVYAAGDAAGLPQFVYMAAQSGRVAARNALGVETPLDLAALPRVTFTDPALAAVGLTEEEARARGLRARAAFLPLSLLPKALTARDTRGGFKIVVDEEGTVLGLHVLAHEAGDVVQEGVLAVKYGLSYRDLIDAFHPYLTLAEGVRLVAQALDTDPRQRSCCA from the coding sequence GTGCCCTCCAAGTACCTCCTCCGGGCGGCCGACGCCTTCCACCGGGCGGGCCACCCCGCCTTCCCCGGCCTCGCCACGGGGGCCCTTGGGGTGGACTGGAGGGCTCTCCTTTTGGGCAAGGAGGCCCTGATCTCGGCCCTCAGGAAGGAGAAGTACCAGGAGGTCCTGGAGGCGGCCGGGGTCCCCGTGCTCCGGGGGAGGGCCCGCTTCCTGGACGGGGAAAGGATGGAGGTAGAGGGGCGGGAAGTCCTCGCCGGGCGGTACCTTCTCGCCACCGGGGCGAAGCCCTTCCTTCCCCCCATCCCGGGCCTCCGGGAGAGTGCCCCCTGGACCTACCTCGAGGCCCTCTCCGCCCCCACCCTCCCCGAAAGCCTCCTGGTGGTGGGGGGAGGGCCCATCGGCCTTGAGCTCGCCCAGGCCTTCGCCCGGCTTGGGAGCCGGGTGGTGGTCCTCGAGGCCCTGCCCGAGGTCCTGCCAAAGGAGGACCGGGAGCTTGCCCGGCTCCTTCGGGGCTACCTGGAGGAGGAGGGCCTTAGGGTCCACACCGGGGTCCGGGTGGAGGCCGTGGCCCGGGAAGGGTCCTTCCGCGTCCAGACCGACCGGGGGGTTTTTGAGGCGGAAAGGCTCCTCGTGGCCGCGGGGAGGAGGCCGGACCTGGAGGGGCTTGGCCTGGAGCGGGCGGGCATCGCGCGGGACGAGGGGGGCTTCCTCCAGGTAGACCCCACCTTGCGCACCACCAACCCCCGGGTCTACGCCGCCGGGGATGCGGCGGGGCTTCCCCAGTTCGTCTACATGGCCGCCCAGTCGGGCCGGGTGGCGGCGCGGAACGCCTTGGGGGTGGAGACGCCCCTGGACCTCGCCGCCCTCCCCCGGGTGACCTTCACCGACCCCGCCCTGGCCGCGGTGGGCCTCACCGAGGAAGAGGCGAGGGCGAGGGGCCTGAGGGCGCGGGCGGCCTTTCTCCCCCTCTCCCTCCTGCCCAAGGCCCTCACCGCCCGCGACACCCGGGGGGGTTTCAAGATCGTGGTGGACGAAGAGGGCACGGTCCTCGGCCTCCACGTCCTGGCCCACGAGGCGGGGGACGTAGTGCAGGAGGGGGTCCTGGCGGTGAAGTACGGCCTCAGCTACCGGGACCTCATAGATGCCTTCCACCCTTACCTAACCCTGGCCGAGGGGGTGCGGCTCGTGGCCCAGGCCCTGGATACCGACCCCAGGCAGCGCTCCTGTTGCGCATGA